The following are from one region of the Rhodopirellula sp. P2 genome:
- a CDS encoding cyclic peptide export ABC transporter, which yields MKLLLILLRSSWVSGLISGLLGAFSGVANLGLIMLIHHALTGDPSEAGSLPYLFAGACVLVLITQVTAKCLLVQLSQATAARLRYELCTKIISAPLPTLESVGSHRLLAALINDVNAITSALSAFPAACANAMVLVCGLVYLATLSLPLAGGTIVMAGIGVFTFMTGLRFANRHLRQAREDQDEVVKQLRAMIDGIKELKGNNMRCLDFVYDVLLPADTKMRHSLIIGSNIQGFAHSWGRLFLFIGIGLLLFAWPQIATVSTATLTGYVLTILYLTYPLDGILGWLPAMNGASIAVAKIEKLGLMIDQPEQQTSHVAPTKFESLEMRSVTYQYDSTGEECFALGPVDLTLSPGEILFIAGGNGSGKTTLAKLLTGLYVPDAGQVCWNGRDVTNKVRADYRQLFSTVFVEGHLFDRLLGIDVTSGKLEHWISLLGMEEKVDVQTGRLLTQELSRGQHKRLALLVAALDDRPIFVFDEWAAEQDPGFKDVFYQQILPELRRIGKTVVAITHDDRYFSVATRVLMVVDGRLTDATQKAADSLHVIHRDAA from the coding sequence ATGAAACTGCTTCTGATCCTGCTTCGATCGTCCTGGGTTTCTGGCCTGATTTCCGGACTTCTGGGAGCGTTCAGCGGTGTCGCGAATCTCGGCTTGATCATGCTGATCCACCATGCTTTGACGGGGGACCCGTCCGAAGCCGGTTCGTTGCCGTACTTATTCGCGGGCGCCTGTGTATTGGTGCTGATCACACAGGTGACGGCCAAGTGCTTGCTCGTTCAGCTGTCGCAGGCAACGGCGGCTCGATTGCGATATGAGCTGTGCACCAAAATCATTTCGGCTCCCTTGCCGACATTGGAATCCGTTGGGTCGCATCGGTTGTTGGCCGCCTTGATCAATGATGTCAACGCGATCACGTCGGCCTTGTCCGCTTTTCCGGCCGCATGCGCCAACGCGATGGTGTTGGTTTGTGGGCTGGTGTACTTGGCCACCCTGTCTCTTCCATTGGCGGGCGGGACGATCGTGATGGCCGGCATTGGCGTGTTCACGTTCATGACAGGGCTGCGGTTTGCCAACCGGCATTTGCGACAGGCTCGGGAAGACCAAGACGAGGTGGTCAAGCAATTGCGGGCCATGATTGATGGCATCAAAGAGCTGAAAGGCAACAACATGCGATGTCTGGACTTTGTCTATGACGTGTTGTTGCCAGCCGACACAAAGATGCGTCACAGCCTGATCATCGGTTCGAACATACAGGGATTTGCGCACAGCTGGGGACGATTGTTCCTGTTCATTGGCATCGGGTTGTTGTTGTTCGCTTGGCCGCAGATCGCCACCGTGTCGACGGCGACGTTGACCGGATACGTGCTGACCATTTTGTATCTGACTTATCCGTTGGATGGAATTTTGGGTTGGTTGCCGGCGATGAACGGTGCCTCGATCGCGGTGGCCAAGATTGAAAAGTTGGGGTTGATGATCGATCAGCCCGAGCAGCAGACCTCGCACGTCGCACCGACCAAATTTGAGTCGCTTGAGATGCGAAGCGTGACCTATCAATACGATTCAACCGGCGAAGAATGCTTTGCACTGGGCCCCGTCGATTTGACGCTCTCGCCCGGTGAGATTTTGTTCATCGCAGGTGGCAACGGCAGTGGAAAAACAACGCTCGCGAAATTGTTGACTGGACTCTACGTTCCCGACGCCGGTCAGGTGTGCTGGAACGGTCGGGATGTGACCAACAAGGTCCGAGCTGACTACCGCCAGCTCTTCTCGACTGTCTTTGTCGAAGGGCACCTTTTCGATCGGCTATTGGGCATCGATGTCACGTCCGGCAAGTTGGAGCATTGGATCTCTCTGCTGGGAATGGAAGAAAAGGTTGACGTGCAAACCGGTCGATTGTTGACGCAAGAACTCTCTCGAGGTCAGCACAAACGTTTGGCATTGTTGGTTGCGGCGCTGGACGATCGTCCGATCTTTGTTTTCGACGAATGGGCCGCCGAACAAGATCCGGGATTCAAGGATGTCTTTTACCAACAGATCCTGCCAGAGCTTCGACGGATTGGGAAAACCGTTGTCGCGATCACGCATGATGACCGCTACTTCTCCGTTGCCACGCGCGTGCTGATGGTCGTGGATGGTCGGTTGACTGATGCGACGCAGAAAGCGGCTGATTCGTTGCACGTCATCCACCGGGACGCAGCGTGA
- a CDS encoding ABC transporter permease, translated as MIELHGLRKDYRVGDHDLPVLKGITLNIEAGEYVALMGSSGSGKTTLMNLLGSLDHPTDGDYRLAGIDVSRLTPLELAAFRSQHIGFVFQNFNLLPRATALDNVMLPTIYASDGRSRRECIEDATKLLESVGLGGRLDHMPNQLSGGERQRIAIARALMNRPKLLLADEPTGNLDTVTEQEILALFRKLNQEHGITLVVVTHDAEVAHEADRVVRMKDGLVAEDVRQRASTVDRSKLANSRSGPLREPASAWPLAATWNAVVVAVLALRRNALRTVLTMLGVIIGVASVISTMELSAGASTAIEETVASMGASMLTISPGKASSTSGRQRPIQIIPDDVVAVSEQCSAVKIAAPLVYSQVQLVRQNRRWSPNLALGTTPQYLAARNWDQLEMGTPFTQEQVLDAAKVCILGKTVALELFDLEYPIGEEIRVNGVPLRVVGVLTEKGGDVIGNDQDDIIIGPWTTFKLRVNSSTGVTAQFSTFADQMPPMQLASTRRSTQREEIHQIYVEAESPEHVELARQQITQVLSRRHNVEPAGAYRINDITEVSKVVGQVVGGVSALGLVIAGVSLMVGGVGIMNIMLVSVTERTREIGLRMAVGANRSAILSQFLIEATVLCVVGGFLGIFAGHMWSVLVGRVIGWPTAMSIWAPIVAVTVAATVGIVFGYYPARTASRLNPIDALRYE; from the coding sequence GTGATTGAACTGCATGGCCTTCGCAAAGACTACCGGGTCGGCGATCACGATCTGCCAGTGCTCAAGGGCATCACGCTGAACATCGAAGCGGGGGAATACGTCGCGTTGATGGGATCGTCAGGGTCTGGGAAGACAACCCTGATGAACTTGCTGGGGAGTTTGGATCATCCGACTGATGGCGACTATCGTTTGGCCGGGATCGATGTTTCGCGTCTGACACCGTTGGAACTGGCCGCGTTTCGAAGCCAGCACATCGGGTTTGTGTTTCAGAACTTCAACCTGCTTCCACGTGCGACCGCACTCGACAACGTGATGCTGCCGACGATCTATGCATCGGACGGCAGGTCGAGACGGGAGTGCATCGAAGACGCGACGAAGTTGCTGGAGTCCGTCGGTCTGGGAGGTCGGCTGGACCACATGCCCAATCAATTGTCGGGTGGTGAACGACAGCGAATCGCGATCGCTCGCGCGTTGATGAACCGTCCCAAACTGTTGCTGGCCGACGAGCCAACTGGGAACCTGGACACGGTCACGGAACAAGAAATTCTGGCGTTGTTTCGGAAGCTCAATCAGGAGCATGGCATCACGTTGGTGGTGGTCACGCATGATGCGGAGGTCGCTCATGAAGCGGACCGTGTTGTGCGCATGAAAGATGGATTGGTTGCGGAGGATGTTCGCCAACGAGCTTCCACTGTCGATCGATCGAAGCTTGCGAATTCGAGATCAGGGCCCCTGCGTGAGCCGGCATCTGCATGGCCACTGGCTGCCACTTGGAATGCGGTGGTTGTGGCTGTTTTGGCACTCCGTCGCAATGCGTTGCGGACCGTGCTGACGATGCTGGGGGTGATCATCGGAGTGGCCTCCGTGATTTCGACGATGGAACTGAGTGCCGGTGCGTCCACTGCGATTGAAGAAACGGTCGCGAGCATGGGCGCCAGCATGCTGACGATCAGCCCTGGCAAAGCGTCCAGCACCAGTGGACGTCAGCGTCCGATTCAGATCATTCCTGACGATGTGGTGGCGGTCTCCGAGCAATGTTCGGCCGTCAAGATTGCCGCTCCGCTTGTGTATTCTCAAGTCCAATTGGTTCGCCAGAATCGCCGTTGGAGTCCCAATCTCGCTCTTGGTACAACGCCGCAATACTTGGCGGCACGGAACTGGGATCAGTTGGAAATGGGAACGCCATTCACGCAGGAACAAGTTCTCGATGCGGCCAAGGTTTGCATTTTGGGCAAAACCGTCGCTCTCGAATTGTTTGATTTGGAGTACCCGATCGGCGAAGAAATTCGCGTCAACGGGGTTCCGCTGCGCGTCGTTGGCGTCCTCACCGAAAAGGGTGGGGATGTGATCGGAAATGACCAGGACGACATCATCATCGGACCTTGGACGACGTTCAAGCTTCGCGTGAACAGCAGCACAGGCGTGACGGCTCAGTTCAGCACCTTTGCGGATCAGATGCCACCGATGCAATTGGCATCGACCAGGCGCTCGACGCAACGAGAAGAGATTCACCAGATCTACGTGGAGGCCGAGTCTCCAGAGCATGTGGAACTGGCCCGTCAACAAATCACTCAGGTGCTTTCCCGCCGTCACAATGTGGAGCCTGCTGGTGCCTATCGCATCAACGACATCACGGAAGTCTCCAAAGTTGTCGGGCAAGTCGTGGGCGGTGTTTCAGCATTGGGGTTGGTGATTGCAGGCGTTTCGCTGATGGTGGGTGGCGTGGGAATCATGAACATCATGTTGGTCTCGGTCACCGAGCGGACGCGTGAAATTGGTTTGCGGATGGCGGTCGGAGCCAACCGCAGTGCGATCCTTAGTCAATTTCTGATTGAGGCGACCGTGTTGTGCGTGGTGGGCGGGTTCCTCGGCATTTTCGCGGGCCACATGTGGTCCGTGCTGGTTGGCCGAGTGATCGGTTGGCCGACCGCAATGTCGATCTGGGCACCGATTGTTGCCGTGACCGTTGCCGCGACCGTGGGCATCGTTTTCGGTTACTACCCCGCCCGAACGGCGTCTCGGTTGAATCCGATCGATGCGTTGCGGTACGAGTGA
- a CDS encoding SDR family oxidoreductase, with protein sequence MTSATGLVGQYLLRNAMMSGKRIAVIARSTKKKTAHERVEAILQRFETELGRELPRPVCLEGDIVHPNLGLSAGATEWVRQNCDRMIHGAAVLKFQGSDRTGDPWKTNLGGTQNVLAFCRDTDIRDFHYLSTAYVCGNRTDLVRESDLDAGQKFRNDYEQSKFEAEQAVRAASFLDQLTVYRPAVISGDSQTGHTTSYHGLHTYLRLMALLVPMVEPDQNGVRHTPIRLPMTGEERRNVVPIDWVADVVSRLLDTPEAHGQTYHLTPRVHLTPRKIIDCCCSYFNSTGVQYCGDIDVPSNELNGFEQNYFSGVSLYESYNSTDPAFDNSNLLAFTSDLPCPEIDETVIHRYLAFGLADRWGKRRNPGVESINHLVDYLRDATVESMQQKDQEQPEPQPRALLGLNILGPGGGQWRVVSRQGSARLEVAHGLPCPKTLTIRASSRMLSKLMTNQDLCPTELGHYLDSNSAALTIPREAIDTCRQLFSKVACA encoded by the coding sequence ATGACCAGCGCAACTGGTCTTGTCGGACAGTACCTGCTTCGCAACGCGATGATGAGCGGCAAACGCATCGCGGTGATCGCGAGAAGCACTAAGAAGAAAACCGCTCACGAACGAGTGGAAGCGATTCTGCAAAGGTTTGAAACCGAACTGGGCCGTGAATTGCCTCGCCCGGTTTGCTTGGAAGGCGACATCGTCCATCCAAATCTTGGTCTGAGCGCTGGTGCGACCGAATGGGTGCGGCAAAACTGCGACCGGATGATTCACGGGGCCGCGGTGCTGAAATTCCAAGGCTCCGACCGAACCGGCGACCCTTGGAAAACCAACCTGGGTGGCACCCAGAATGTATTGGCGTTCTGTCGCGACACTGACATCCGAGACTTCCATTATCTCTCCACCGCCTACGTTTGCGGCAACCGAACCGACTTGGTTCGCGAATCGGACTTGGATGCCGGACAGAAATTCCGGAACGACTACGAGCAAAGTAAGTTTGAAGCGGAACAAGCCGTTCGGGCAGCATCGTTCTTGGATCAGCTGACCGTCTACCGGCCTGCGGTGATCTCAGGCGATTCTCAGACCGGACACACAACAAGCTACCACGGGCTGCACACTTACCTGCGACTGATGGCATTGTTGGTGCCGATGGTGGAACCGGACCAAAACGGCGTCCGGCACACCCCCATTCGACTCCCGATGACCGGGGAAGAACGCCGCAACGTCGTGCCGATTGATTGGGTTGCCGACGTGGTGTCACGTCTCCTCGACACACCGGAAGCTCACGGGCAAACGTATCATTTGACTCCTCGGGTCCACCTGACACCGCGAAAGATCATTGATTGCTGCTGCTCCTACTTCAACTCCACCGGGGTCCAATACTGCGGTGACATTGACGTTCCAAGCAACGAACTGAATGGCTTTGAACAGAACTATTTCTCCGGCGTTTCCCTCTACGAGTCTTACAACTCCACCGATCCAGCGTTCGACAACTCCAACCTGCTGGCGTTCACCTCCGATCTTCCGTGCCCAGAGATCGACGAAACGGTGATCCATCGCTACCTCGCGTTTGGATTGGCAGATCGATGGGGCAAGCGTCGCAATCCCGGGGTCGAGTCAATCAACCACTTGGTCGATTACTTGCGGGACGCAACCGTTGAATCGATGCAACAGAAAGATCAGGAGCAGCCCGAACCGCAGCCTCGCGCACTGCTTGGACTGAACATCCTGGGCCCCGGTGGTGGGCAATGGCGCGTGGTCAGTCGCCAAGGGTCGGCAAGATTGGAAGTTGCCCATGGACTTCCCTGCCCCAAAACCCTGACCATTCGCGCTAGCTCGCGCATGCTATCGAAACTGATGACCAACCAAGATCTTTGTCCCACCGAATTGGGGCACTACCTCGATAGCAATTCGGCTGCTTTGACAATCCCTCGCGAAGCCATCGACACCTGTCGGCAACTGTTCTCGAAGGTCGCGTGTGCTTAG
- a CDS encoding SHD1 domain-containing protein encodes MFRVAGGIIPSLLFCLVFATAQDNLPSTARVWKDSTGRFQVTAKLIERVGEKVDLLEGKITGSQPLSDLGRIYYPKLSFNPSEDKLYLSSIGRVLK; translated from the coding sequence ATGTTTCGCGTCGCAGGTGGAATCATTCCGTCGCTGTTATTCTGCCTCGTCTTTGCAACCGCGCAGGACAATCTTCCGAGCACAGCACGAGTTTGGAAAGATTCCACCGGCCGCTTTCAGGTCACAGCAAAATTGATCGAAAGGGTTGGCGAGAAGGTCGATCTGTTGGAAGGGAAGATCACCGGGTCGCAACCGCTGAGCGATCTCGGACGCATCTACTATCCCAAGCTCTCCTTCAATCCCAGCGAAGACAAACTCTATTTGTCATCCATTGGTCGCGTTTTGAAGTGA